The following proteins come from a genomic window of Salvia hispanica cultivar TCC Black 2014 chromosome 4, UniMelb_Shisp_WGS_1.0, whole genome shotgun sequence:
- the LOC125219459 gene encoding protein ARV 1-like isoform X1 — MAGRVTTSEEERTTTDFRCVQCGFPVKTLYIQYSPGNIRLVKCGNCKAVADGYIECEVMILILDLILHKPKAYRHVFYNMFSKETVKFESLLWKLVLVYWMLDIYRMWVLSTNEKEYTMPTSFTSFLLEFGKMLTGVMFGNLIFICVLFCGTRKLLSPATIFHGWKQMLFVVVVSSYFKIFLLAMMVWEFPSSVIVIIDVFVLSSNTVALKVITNSVMRRSLLVCALAHGLKCFTSQSKAFGL, encoded by the exons ATGGCGGGCCGTGTTACTACTAGTGAAGAGGAACGTACTACTACTGACTTCCGATGTGTGCAGTGTGGATTTCCTGTCAAAACACTCTACATTCAGTATTCTCCAGGAAATATTCGCCTCGTGAAATGC GGAAATTGCAAGGCTGTTGCTGATGGGTACATCGAGTGTGAAGTAATG aTTCTCATCCTTGATTTGATTCTGCACAAGCCCAAAGCGTATCGGCATGTATTCTACAATATGTTCAGTAAAGAGACTGTAAAATTTGAG AGTTTGTTGTGGAAATTGGTGCTGGTGTATTGGATGTTGGATATCT ACAGAATGTGGGTTTTGAGCACAAATGAGAAGGAATATACCATGCCTACAAGTTTTACGTCATTTCTGCTAGAATTTGGAAAG ATGCTAACTGGTGTAATGTTTGGGAACCTCATATTTATTTGTGTGTTGTTCTGTGGCACAAGAAAGCTTCTCAGCCCAGCAACTATTTTTCACGG GTGGAAACAAATGCTGTTTGTAGTCGTTGTTTCAAGTTACTTTAAGATCTTTCTTTTGGCCATGATG GTCTGGGAATTCCCTTCCTCTGTGATTGTAATCATTGACGTTTTTGTCTTATCATCCAACACTGTGGCTTTAAAAG TGATCACCAACTCAGTGATGAGGAGATCCTTGCTTGTGTGTGCCTTGGCACATGGTTTGAAGTGTTTCACCAGTCAGAGCAAAGCGTTCGGTCTCTAA
- the LOC125219459 gene encoding protein ARV 1-like isoform X2: protein MAGRVTTSEEERTTTDFRCVQCGFPVKTLYIQYSPGNIRLVKCGNCKAVADGYIECEVMILILDLILHKPKAYRHVFYNMFSKETVKFEMLTGVMFGNLIFICVLFCGTRKLLSPATIFHGWKQMLFVVVVSSYFKIFLLAMMVWEFPSSVIVIIDVFVLSSNTVALKVITNSVMRRSLLVCALAHGLKCFTSQSKAFGL, encoded by the exons ATGGCGGGCCGTGTTACTACTAGTGAAGAGGAACGTACTACTACTGACTTCCGATGTGTGCAGTGTGGATTTCCTGTCAAAACACTCTACATTCAGTATTCTCCAGGAAATATTCGCCTCGTGAAATGC GGAAATTGCAAGGCTGTTGCTGATGGGTACATCGAGTGTGAAGTAATG aTTCTCATCCTTGATTTGATTCTGCACAAGCCCAAAGCGTATCGGCATGTATTCTACAATATGTTCAGTAAAGAGACTGTAAAATTTGAG ATGCTAACTGGTGTAATGTTTGGGAACCTCATATTTATTTGTGTGTTGTTCTGTGGCACAAGAAAGCTTCTCAGCCCAGCAACTATTTTTCACGG GTGGAAACAAATGCTGTTTGTAGTCGTTGTTTCAAGTTACTTTAAGATCTTTCTTTTGGCCATGATG GTCTGGGAATTCCCTTCCTCTGTGATTGTAATCATTGACGTTTTTGTCTTATCATCCAACACTGTGGCTTTAAAAG TGATCACCAACTCAGTGATGAGGAGATCCTTGCTTGTGTGTGCCTTGGCACATGGTTTGAAGTGTTTCACCAGTCAGAGCAAAGCGTTCGGTCTCTAA
- the LOC125219458 gene encoding pleiotropic drug resistance protein 1-like: protein MDAGDLYRASSSLRSSSKRDESFRANSSSIWRNTGLEVFTRSSREEDDEEALKWAALEKLPTFDRLRRGLLLGSRGANEVEVHDLGIQDKKQLIERLVQTVEEDNEKFLLKLRNRIDRVGIDIPSIEVRYEHLNIDAEAFSASRALPTFVNFHKNLFEGFLNTLHILPSRKKPFTILKDVSGIIKPCRMTLLLGPPSSGKTTLLLALAGKLDPTLKASGRITYNGHEMHEFVPQRTAAYISQHDLHIGEMTVRETLSFSARCQGVGSRYDMLAELSRREKAANIKPDPDVDIYMKAAATEGDEANVVTDYILKVLGLEVCADTLVGDEMIRGISGGQKKRVTTGEMLVGPAKALFMDEISTGLDSSTTFQIVNMLRQYVHIMKGTAFISLLQPAPETYNLFDDIVLLSDGQIVYQGPRENVLDFFESMGFICPARKGVADFLQEVTSKKDQQQYWGNKNEPYRYITVSEFAEAFQSYIVGRRLGDELSVPFDKTKSHPAALTTEKFGIGKKELLKACADREYLLMKRNSFVFYFKIFQLIVMALISISLFPRTRMGKDDIADGGIYTGALFFTVIMVMFNGMSELAMTIYKLPVFYKQRDMYFFPPWAYAIPSWVLKIPVTFLEVALWVFVTYYVIGFDPNISRFLKQYLLLLFVHQSASALFRFIGSAGRNMIVANTFGLFALLLLFALGGFVLARGDVKSWWLWGYWSSPLMYAQNAILVNEFTGHSWSKLVNGTKLGVLALESRGFFPQAYWYWIGVVALFGFVWLFNILYLICLTYLDAYEKPQAVLPEIVEDDSHAHGSISRNPAQGSEGMRRSISSGSSSVRSDAIELTENRKRGMILPFEPHSLTFDNVRYSVDMPAEMRAQGATEEKLELLKGISGAFRPGVLTALMGVSGAGKTTLMDVLAGRKTGGYIDGDITISGYPKNQETFARISGYCEQNDIHSPNVTVYESLVYSAWLRLPQEVDEKTKKVFVDEVMDLVELTPLREGLVGLPGVSGLSTEQRKRLTIAVELVANPSIIFMDEPTSGLDARAAAIVMRTVRNTVNTGRTVVCTIHQPSIDIFEAFDELFLMKRGGEEIYVGPLGRHSTHLIKYFEAIEGVPKIKDGINPATWMLEVTTSAQELALGIEFADYYKKSELYTRNKALIKELSVARPGTKDLYFPTKYSQSFLTQCIACLWKQHWSYWRNPPYTAVRFSFTTFIALIFGTMFWDLGSKSDTQQDLFNAMGSMYAAINFLGFQYGSTVQPVVAIERTVFYRERAAGMYSALPYAFSQFLIEIPYVFVQSLIYGLIVFSMMGFPWSAEKFAWFIYFLFFSLLYFVLYGMMTVAVTPNHNIAAIISSFFYGIWNLFSGFIIPRPRMPIWWRWYYWGTPVSYTLYGFIVSQFGEIETEMENGVTVKQFLEDYFGFEYGMLGFVAAILCGFVVLFTFIFAYSIKTFNFQRR, encoded by the exons ATGGATGCGGGCGATCTGTACAGAGCAAGCAGTAGCTTGCGATCAAGTAGCAAACGAGACGAAAGCTTCAGAGCGAACAGCTCGAGCATATGGAGGAACACCGGGCTGGAAGTGTTCACACGATCATCGCGTGAAGAAGACGACGAGGAGGCCTTGAAGTGGGCCGCACTAGAGAAACTGCCCACGTTCGACCGCCTGAGGAGAGGCTTGCTGCTTGGATCAAGAGGCGCCAACGAGGTCGAGGTGCATGACCTTGGAATCCAAGACAAGAAGCAGCTCATCGAGAGGCTCGTCCAAACCGTGGAAGAAGATAATGAGAAGTTCTTGTTAAAGCTCAGAAACAGGATTGATAG GGTTGGGATCGATATTCCGTCTATAGAAGTGAGGTACGAGCATCTTAATATCGATGCAGAAGCCTTCAGTGCAAGCAGGGCTCTGCCTACTTTTGTCAACTTCCACAAAAATCTGTTTGAG GGATTCTTAAACACACTACACATACTTCCAAGTAGAAAGAAGCCTTTTACAATTCTTAAGGATGTTAGTGGAATCATCAAACCATGCAGAATGACTTTGCTGTTAGGTCCTCCAAGTTCCGGGAAAACTACACTTTTGCTTGCGTTGGCCGGAAAGCTTGATCCAACTCTAAAA GCTTCGGGGAGAATTACTTACAATGGGCATGAAATGCATGAATTTGTACCGCAAAGAACTGCAGCATACATAAGCCAGCATGATCTGCACATTGGAGAAATGACTGTGAGGGAAACCTTGTCATTTTCAGCCAGGTGCCAGGGTGTTGGATCGAGATACG ATATGTTGGCAGAACTGTCAAGAAGAGAGAAAGCAGCAAATATCAAACCAGATCCTGATGTAGATATCTATATGAAG GCAGCAGCCACAGAAGGAGATGAAGCAAATGTTGTCACAGATTATATTCTTAAG GTTCTGGGGCTTGAAGTCTGTGCAGACACTTTAGTCGGAGATGAGATGATAAGGGGTATTTCGGGAGGGCAGAAAAAGCGTGTCACGACTG GAGAAATGCTGGTCGGACCAGCGAAGGCGCTATTCATGGACGAGATATCCACTGGTCTTGATAGTTCGACAACTTTCCAAATCGTGAATATGCTTCGGCAATATGTCCACATCATGAAAGGAACTGCATTCATCTCCTTGCTGCAGCCAGCACCGGAAACCTATAATCTGTTTGATGATATTGTTCTCTTGTCCGATGGTCAGATCGTCTATCAGGGTCCTCGAGAGAATGTGTTAGACTTCTTTGAGTCCATGGGTTTCATATGCCCAGCCCGAAAAGGAGTGGCTGATTTCTTACAAGAA GTAACTTCAAAGAAGGATCAACAGCAATACTGGGGAAACAAGAATGAGCCATACCGGTACATCACAGTTAGCGAATTTGCAGAGGCCTTCCAATCATACATTGTTGGACGGAGGCTTGGGGATGAGCTCTCAGTTCCATTCGACAAGACCAAAAGCCACCCTGCAGCTTTGACAACGGAGAAGTTTGGTATTGGGAAAAAAGAACTACTAAAAGCCTGCGCCGACAGAGAATACTTGCTGATGAAGAGAAACTCATTTGTGTTCTACTTCAAGATCTTCCAG CTTATTGTGATGGCATTGATTTCAATTTCACTATTCCCGAGGACAAGAATGGGTAAAGATGATATAGCGGACGGGGGTATATACACCGGTGCTCTGTTTTTCACTGTCATTATGGTCATGTTCAATGGTATGTCTGAGCTTGCCATGACGATTTACAAGCTACCTGTGTTCTACAAACAAAGGGATATGTACTTCTTCCCGCCGTGGGCATATGCTATACCCTCATGGGTCCTGAAAATCCCAGTCACCTTCCTTGAAGTTGCTTTATGGGTATTTGTCACCTACTACGTGATTGGATTCGATCCAAACATATCTAG GTTCTTGAAGCAGTACCTTCTCCTTTTATTTGTGCATCAGTCAGCATCAGCATTGTTCCGATTTATTGGTTCAGCCGGTAGGAACATGATTGTTGCAAACACATTTGGTCTATTCGCATTGCTCCTGCTCTTCGCCTTGGGTGGTTTTGTCCTAGCACGGG GGGATGTGAAGAGTTGGTGGCTATGGGGCTACTGGTCCTCTCCACTCATGTATGCTCAGAATGCAATTCTGGTTAATGAATTCACAGGGCACAGTTGGAGCAAA TTGGTAAATGGGACCAAACTGGGAGTTCTTGCTTTGGAGTCTCGAGGGTTCTTTCCTCAGGCATATTGGTATTGGATTGGGGTAGTGGCATTGTTCGGATTTGTATGGCTATTTAACATCCTTTACCTAATATGTTTAACATATCTTGATG CTTATGAAAAACCACAAGCTGTCTTACCCGAAATAGTTGAAGATGATTCCCATGCGCATGGCTCTATCAGCAGAAATCCAGCTCAAGGCAGTGAGGGCATGCGGAGAAGCATTTCGTCTGGATCTTCATCTGTGAGGTCAGATGCCATTGAACTCACTGAGAACCGGAAAAGGGGAATGATTCTTCCATTTGAACCGCATTCTCTCACATTTGACAACGTCAGATACTCAGTGGACATGCCAGCG GAAATGAGAGCTCAAGGAGCCACAGAAGAGAAACTGGAGCTGTTAAAGGGCATCAGTGGCGCTTTCAGGCCAGGTGTTCTTACAGCCTTGATGGGTGTTAGTGGGGCTGGTAAAACAACGTTGATGGATGTGCTAGCTGGAAGGAAAACTGGGGGTTATATTGATGGGGATATCACAATATCTGGATACCCAAAGAATCAAGAGACATTTGCTAGGATATCGGGATATTGTGAGCAGAATGACATCCATTCTCCAAATGTCACAGTTTACGAGTCCCTTGTTTACTCAGCTTGGTTGAGATTGCCCCAAGAAGTTGatgaaaaaactaaaaag GTATTTGTTGATGAGGTAATGGACCTTGTAGAACTCACCCCCTTGAGAGAAGGACTAGTCGGGTTGCCGGGAGTCAGTGGCCTCTCAACCGAGCAGCGGAAAAGGCTTACGATTGCGGTTGAACTCGTCGCAAACCCTTCAATCATATTTATGGACGAGCCGACTTCAGGGCTTGATGCAAGAGCTGCTGCAATTGTGATGAGAACAGTCAGAAACACCGTAAATACAGGAAGAACAGTGGTGTGCACCATTCATCAGCCTAGCATAGACATATTTGAAGCATTCGATGAG CTATTTTTGATGAAACGAGGAGGGGAAGAGATATATGTTGGACCTTTGGGTCGCCACTCTACACACTTAATCAAGTACTTTGAAGCAATTGAAGGAGTACCGAAAATCAAAGATGGTATAAATCCTGCTACCTGGATGTTGGAAGTAACTACTTCAGCACAAGAACTAGCCCTGGGGATTGAGTTTGCCGACTACTACAAAAAGTCGGAGTTATACAC GAGGAACAAGGCCCTCATCAAGGAATTAAGTGTCGCTCGTCCGGGCACAAAGGACCTCTACTTCCCGACTAAATACTCCCAATCTTTCCTCACCCAGTGCATCGCCTGCCTATGGAAACAACACTGGTCATATTGGAGGAATCCACCGTACACAGCTGTAAGGTTCTCATTCACAACCTTCATTGCCCTTATATTTGGGACAATGTTCTGGGACCTCGGCTCCAAGAG CGATACTCAACAAGATCTATTCAATGCCATGGGTTCTATGTATGCTGCTATCAACTTTCTCGGCTTCCAATACGGTTCAACAGTTCAACCCGTAGTTGCCATCGAGCGAACTGTCTTCTACAGAGAGAGAGCAGCCGGAATGTATTCAGCATTACCATATGCATTCTCACAA TTCCTCATCGAAATTCCTTATGTCTTTGTGCAATCACTCATATACGGTCTCATAGTCTTCTCGATGATGGGATTCCCCTGGAGCGCTGAGAAATTCGCATGGTTCATATATTTCCTGTTCTTCTCATTACTCTACTTTGTCCTCTACGGTATGATGACCGTGGCCGTCACACCAAACCACAACATCGCTGCCATCATTTCTTCCTTCTTCTACGGCATCTGGAATCTCTTCTCAGGTTTCATCATACCCCGACCG AGGATGCCTATATGGTGGAGATGGTACTACTGGGGTACCCCCGTGTCCTACACGTTATACGGCTTCATAGTATCTCAATTCGGAGAAATAGAAACCGAGATGGAAAACGGTGTCACAGTGAAACAGTTCCTGGAAGATTACTTTGGATTCGAGTACGGTATGCTCGGGTTTGTGGCAGCTATACTATGTGGATTCGTCGTTCTTTTCACATTCATCTTCGCATACTCTATCAAGACATTCAACTTCCAGAGGAGATAA